From a region of the Sesamum indicum cultivar Zhongzhi No. 13 linkage group LG3, S_indicum_v1.0, whole genome shotgun sequence genome:
- the LOC105158445 gene encoding uncharacterized protein LOC105158445 — translation MAFVSFLGRVLFVSVFVLSTYQEFNEFGVDGGPAARQLRPKFNVFSKHVATQTGFQLPHVEMKHLILGAIIMKGLGSLLFVFGSSFGAFILLLHQAISAPILYDFYNYDADKKEFAQLFVKFTQNLALLGALLFFIGMKNSMPRRSVKKKAPKAKTN, via the exons atgGCGTTCGTGTCTTTCCTTGGGAGGGTGCTGTTCGTGTCTGTCTTTGTTCTCTCCACTTACCAAGA GTTCAATGAATTCGGAGTTGATGGTGGGCCAGCAGCAAGGCAATTAAGGCCAAAGTTCAATGTCTTCTCGAAGCATGTGGCAACTCAGACTGGATTTCAACTGCCGCATGTAGAA aTGAAACATTTGATATTGGGAGCCATCATCATGAAGGGGCTTGGGAGTCTGTTGTTTGTCTTTGGCAGCTCATTTGGAGCTTTCATTCTG CTTCTGCATCAAGCAATTTCAGCACCCATCTTGTATGATTTCTACAACTACGATGCTGACAAGAAGGAATTTGCTCAGCTCTTTGTCAAGTTCACTCAG AACTTGGCACTGCTCGGTGCACTGCTTTTCTTCATTGGCATGAAGAACTCAATGCCAAGGCGATCGGTAAAGAAGAAGGCTCCCAAAGCGAAAACAAATTAA
- the LOC105158536 gene encoding uncharacterized protein LOC105158536, which translates to MDRSEGGRRAIEETPRGGNERIVQLTQGELQRMMEEASRNAILAYEKRTQPAENENAQRRMIREKETERISEGMSRRAPERGRMVAPSEVGSSSLGDGGNENLRSRKQMSIAILREIVNTTFKMPDLPKYDGLKDPQEHGSAFDLVMNLYGQSDPIKAKLFITTLMGKAQEWFMSLPPGSIESHEQLVQKFIFHFASKRKQKRSATYLFTIRQKENETLKNFMGRFNNETLEVQDLRIDMMVSILIHGLKKGPFALALARDPPTNVEQLMRLAQKYINEEEMNAMKDGEWLGAGKTRDREPGKDPKQNSDRVRDLTYRPKYHRYTPLNTTRTKALLTVEKSDMLKWPRHTRFTPAKKYSGKYCKFHRERGHDTEECYQLKDEIERLIRQGYFRELVMKCRAEETVARRSRSRSPDRRQDKGKGVVKEPNLGGNAPVKGVIYTIAGGPEGGDSRRSRKRQNRNVQHNQLIASIEPEEEITFEDKDVAGGVRSQNDPMVIKLDIANFTVRRVLIDNGSSADIILWDVLVKMGLENAKLEPVRTPLVGFGGTEIVPLGTLDLPVSMGEDPRRKTLIKFLVVDTPFAYNVIFGRPGLNAFRAIVSTYHLKVKFPTRTGIGEVVCDPEEARKCYNLSLKKGETTDKRRKLDVIEGGSQISDGKFERIRPAETHKVVEVIQGDPSKTTRIGSQLGEQLETMMISLLRKNADIFAWSSSDFVGVAPDVIVHRLNVDPTMRPVQQKKRNFSMEKNQVIREEVDRLLNAGYIMEVQYTNWLSNVVVVPKPGGKWRVCIDFTDLNKACPKDPYPLPRIDALVDSTAGYELFSMMDAYQGYHQIFMAEEDQDKISFVTERGIYCYKVMPFGLKNAGATYQRLVNRMFEDQIGKTMEVYVDDMLVKSSRSQDHIAYLEQTFATLRKYRMKLNPMKCTFGVAGGKFLGYLVSERGIEMNPEKIEAILKLKSPTNIKEVQKLTGKLASLNRFISKSSDRNLPFFKVLRKTKNFEWTEECEQAFQDLKTYLRSPPLLANPKGNEVLYVYLAVSENAISSALVREEGGVQSPIYYVSKMLHGAEKRYAQIEKLALALIVTARKLRPYFQGHRIIVLTNHPLRNVLARPEASGRLVKWAVELGEFDIEYQARTALKGQVLADFMVEFVDEPETEPSSGKWMLHVDGSSNAGNGRIGILIQGPENIEIEVVARLSFPVTNNEAEYEALIMGLELSLEAGAKDLEVFTDSQLVALQIEGTYETREERMILYHTKAKSIMSKFNKCQVHQIPRHENDRADSLSKFGATLSRIKDRKITVMIKETSAIAEVVDINTANEKPSWKDEIVRYLRDGILPADPIAARRLKMRTPRFTLINEQLYKRTVEGPLLKCLDPERAEYVMREIHEGSCGNHSGGRYKRVGQEMRSLPEVRSTDPHTSAQMEPVKIACPFDQWGIDILGPFPTARSQKKFIVVAVEYFSKWVEAEAVAKVTEGHMIEFIWKNIICRFGVPRILISDNGTQFQGKKITSWCKELKIQQHFTAVGHPQSNGQVEVVNRTILQHLKTRLNSKGSWLDELPGVLWAYRTTPRSSTGETPFCLVFGTEALIPAEIGEESHRVAMYDPATNREERCLDLEIIEEKREIAYAKILHHKNLMMRSYNKNLRPRQFQVGDLVLKKVEVSKHVGKLDPGWEGPYKVTEIKRRGTYRLQDLEGRDLPRPWNVQNLKKFYA; encoded by the exons ATGGATAGATCGGAAGGTGGTAGGCGAGCCATCGAAGAGACCCCGAGAGGGGGGAATGAAAGAATAGTCCAATTAACACAAGGAGAATTGCAACGAATGATGGAGGAAGCAAGTAGGAATGCCATTTTGGCATATGAAAAAAGAACACAACCtgctgaaaatgaaaatgcccAGCGAAGAATGATACGAGAAAAGGAGACTGAACGAATTTCTGAAGGAATGAGCAGAAGAGCCCCTGAGAGGGGACGCATGGTGGCCCCTTCTGAAGTAGGGTCAAGTTCGCTAGGTGATGGCGGAAACGAGAACCTGCGATCTCGAAAGCAGATGTCGATAGC AATTCTGAGGGAAATTGTGAATACAACTTTTAAAATGCCAGACCTACCAAAATATGACGGTCTAAAAGACCCGCAAGAACATGGGTCCGCATTTGATCTGGTGATGAATCTTTACGGACAATCAGACCCTATTAAAGCGAAATTGTTTATAACTACTTTAATGGGGAAGGCACAGGAATGGTTCATGAGCTTGCCACCGGGTAGTATCGAATCTCATGAACAGTTGGTACAGAagttcattttccattttgcAAGTAAACGGAAGCAGAAGAGGTCGGCGACCTATCTATTTACCATAAGGCAAAAGGAGAATGAGaccttaaaaaattttatgggcAGATTCAACAATGAGACTTTGGAGGTCCAAGACTTGAGGATTGATATGATGGTGAGTATCCTCATTCATGGTTTGAAAAAAGGGCCATTCGCTTTAGCTCTAGCAAGAGACCCGCCGACTAATGTTGAGCAGTTAATGCGGTTAGCTCAGAAATACATTaatgaggaagaaatgaatGCGATGAAGGACGGGGAGTGGTTAGGTGCCGGAAAAACCCGCGACCGTGAACCTGGAAAAGATCCGAAGCAAAATAGTGATCGCGTTCGTGACCTCACCTACCGACCAAAATACCATCGATACACACCGCTGAACACCACAAGAACCAAAGCACTGCTGACTGTAGAGAAGTCAGATATGTTGAAATGGCCACGCCACACCAGATTTACACCTGCTAAGAAATATTCAGgcaaatattgtaaatttcaTCGCGAACGTGGGCATGACACAGAGGAGTGCTATCAATTGAAAGATGAAATTGAAAGGTTGATAAGACAAGGGTATTTTAGAGAGCTAGTAATGAAATGTCGAGCGGAAGAAACGGTTGCTCGCAGAAGCAGGTCCAGAAGCCCCGATCGAAGGCAAGACAAAGGAAAAGGAGTAGTAAAAGAACCTAATCTGGGAGGAAATGCGCCTGTGAAAGGTGTTATTTATACCATTGCGGGAGGACCTGAAGGAGGAGATTCAAGAAGGTCAAGGAAGCGGCAAAATAGAAATGttcaacataatcaattaatcgCAAGTATTGAGCCAGAGGAGGAGATCACATTCGAGGACAAAGATGTGGCTGGAGGAGTTAGATCGCAAAACGATCCCATGGTGATCAAACTCGATATAGCTAATTTCACTGTCCGGAGAGTTTTGATTGATAACGGGAGTTCTGCAGATATCATCCTTTGGGATGTTCTTGTTAAAATGGGGTTAGAAAATGCGAAATTAGAACCAGTAAGGACCCCGTTAGTTGGGTTTGGTGGCACTGAGATTGTTCCGTTAGGGACCCTTGATTTACCCGTATCTATGGGAGAAGACCCTCGAAGGAAAACGTTGATCAAATTCCTAGTCGTAGACACACCCTTTGCATATAATGTGATCTTTGGAAGACCTGGGCTGAATGCATTCCGAGCTATAGTGTCTACATATCATCTGAAAGTAAAATTTCCAACCAGAACGGGAATAGGTGAGGTAGTGTGCGATCCCGAGGAAGCACGTAAATGTTACAATCTGTCCCTGAAAAAGGGCGAGACCACGgataaaagaagaaagttgGATGTGATCGAAGGGGGTAGCCAAATATCTGACGGAAAGTTCGAAAGAATTCGACCAGCTGAAACGCATAAAGTCGTAGAGGTGATCCAAGGAGATCCCTCTAAAACCACCAGGATAGGGTCGCAATTAGGTGAACAACTGGAAACCATGATGATATCATTGCTACGCAAAAATGCTGACATTTTTGCATGGAGCTCGTCGGATTTTGTAGGCGTGGCACCAGATGTAATTGTTCATAGATTAAATGTAGACCCCACCATGCGACCTGTgcagcaaaagaaaagaaatttcagCATGGAAAAAAATCAGGTGATTAGAGAAGAGGTGGATAGATTGCTAAACGCTGGGTACATTATGGAAGTCCAATATACAAATTGGTTGTCCAATGTTGTGGTAGTTCCCAAGCCAGGAGGAAAATGGAGAGTTTGTATAGACTTCACGGACTTGAATAAGGCGTGTCCGAAAGACCCATATCCACTTCCTCGAATTGATGCATTAGTGGACTCAACCGCCGGATACGAATTATTTTCCATGATGGACGCCTATCAAGGCTACCATCAGATTTTCATGGCAGAAGAAGACCAGGATAAAATTTCGTTTGTAACAGAAAGAGGAATATATTGTTATAAGGTAATGCCCTTTGGGCTGAAAAACGCAGGCGCCACATATCAACGTTTAGTGAACCGAATGTTTGAGGACCAGATTGGAAAAACTATGGAAGTTTATGTTGACGATATGCTGGTGAAAAGTTCAAGGTCGCAGGATCACATAGCTTACCTTGAACAAACTTTTGCGACCCTCAGGAAGTACAGAATGAAGCTGAACCCGATGAAATGCACCTTTGGTGTAGCTGGGGGAAAATTTCTGGGTTATCTGGTCAGCGAACGTGGGATCGAGATGAATCCAGAAAAGATAGAAGCCATACTGAAGCTGAAATCACCAACCAACATCAAAGAGGTCCAAAAACTAACCGGTAAGCTTGCTTCTCTCAAtcgttttatttcaaaatcatcAGATAGAAACCTACCATTCTTCAAAGTGCTGAGAAAAACCAAGAATTTCGAATGGACGGAGGAGTGTGAGCAAGCGTTTCAAgatttaaaaacatatttgcGCTCACCACCGTTGCTGGCAAATCCCAAAGGGAATGAGGTGTTATACGTGTACTTGGCAGTCTCAGAAAATGCAATTAGTTCGGCTTTGGTCAGAGAAGAAGGGGGAGTGCAAAGTCCGATATATTACGTAAGCAAAATGTTACATGGGGCGGAGAAAAGATATGCGCAGATTGAGAAGCTGGCACTTGCGCTCATTGTAACAGCTCGCAAACTGCGACCTTATTTCCAGGGTCACCGCATTATTGTTCTAACCAATCATCCGCTCCGTAATGTGTTGGCGCGACCTGAGGCATCAGGTAGGCTCGTGAAGTGGGCAGTAGAACTGGGGGAATTCGACATCGAATACCAAGCTCGTACGGCGTTAAAAGGACAAGTATTAGCAGACTTTATGGTCGAATTCGTGGACGAGCCTGAAACCGAGCCTAGTTCAGGCAAATGGATGTTGCATGTAGATGGATCTTCTAACGCGGGAAACGGGAGAATCGGAATATTAATACAAGGTCCGGAAAATATAGAGATCGAGGTCGTTGCACGATTATCTTTTCCGGTCACTAATAATGAGGCTGAATATGAAGCCCTCATCATGGGTTTAGAATTATCACTGGAAGCGGGCGCGAAAGATCTGGAGGTCTTTACCGATTCACAACTTGTTGCGCTGCAAATAGAGGGGACCTATGAGACCAGAGAAGAGCGTATGATACTCTATCATACCAAGGCGAAATCCATAATGTCCAAATTTAACAAGTGCCAGGTGCATCAAATCCCAAGACATGAGAATGATAGAGCCGATTCTTTGTCGAAGTTCGGAGCTACTCTATCGAGAATTAAAGATCGCAAGATCACAGTGATGATCAAAGAAACATCCGCGATCGCTGAAGTTGTCGATATTAATACTGCAAACGAGAAGCCGTCATGGAAAGACGAAATTGTTCGATACTTGAGAGATGGGATTTTACCAGCTGATCCCATCGCTGCAAGAAGATTGAAAATGAGGACACCTCGTTTCACATTGATTAACGAGCAACTGTACAAAAGAACTGTAGAGGGTCCATTGTTGAAATGCCTTGATCCTGAGAGAGCTGAATATGTAATGAGGGAAATCCATGAAGGAAGTTGTGGAAATCATTCTGGGGGAAG ATACAAAAGAGTTGGTCAAGAAATGCGTAGCCTGCCAGAAGTTCGCAGCACAGATCCACACACTAGCGCCCAAATGGAACCAGTTAAGATCGCTTGTCCCTTTGATCAATGGGGAATAGATATCTTAGGACCTTTCCCCACCGCTCGAtctcaaaagaaatttattgtaGTAGCTGtagaatatttttctaaatggGTAGAAGCGGAGGCTGTGGCTAAGGTAACGGAGGGCCATATGATCGAATTTATATGGAAAAACATCATATGTCGGTTTGGGGTCCCCAGAATCTTGATCTCAGACAATGGCACTCAATTCCAAGGAAAGAAAATCACGAGTTGGTGCAAGGAGTTAAAAATTCAGCAACACTTCACCGCAGTAGGGCATCCACAGTCGAATGGACAGGTCGAGGTTGTTAATAGGACCATCCTTCAGCATTTGAAAACAAGATTAAATTCAAAAGGATCATGGTTAGATGAATTACCCGGAGTCTTGTGGGCATATCGAACTACACCTAGATCCTCCACAGGTGAAACTCCTTTTTGCCTTGTATTTGGTACTGAAGCTCTTATTCCTGCAGAGATAGGCGAGGAATCACACCGAGTTGCTATGTATGATCCTGCAACTAATCGTGAGGAGCGCTGCTTGGACTTGGAAATAATTGAGGAGAAAAGAGAGATCGCGTATGCCAAGATA